A genomic segment from Homalodisca vitripennis isolate AUS2020 unplaced genomic scaffold, UT_GWSS_2.1 ScUCBcl_428;HRSCAF=2396, whole genome shotgun sequence encodes:
- the LOC124370686 gene encoding uncharacterized protein LOC124370686, which translates to MLVVSCTPPVSAICSPRLQEKLLKIWHGEPPEEIVENWMAGKLTTVYISPALVEAQPGLHDGDALKGLSCYQTAVGKDGVSTTDYWYYTNKTAVAANYDIVMEVPAIVTVIEPPYSEMHLQVFFMRNGVYGLYECDTYFTEEGSYTAGVMIRVLNYDKNNKLQSDAIQSAIAILNKLNLNDGVVVPTDCP; encoded by the exons ATGTTGGTTGTAAGCTGTACACCTCCAGTGTCTGCGATTTGTTCCCCGAGGCTACAAGAAAAACTGCTAAAAATATGGCATGGTGAACCACCTGAAGAAATTGTcgaaaat tgGATGGCAGGGAAACTGACCACAGTCTACATCTCACCCGCTCTGGTAGAGGCTCAACCAGGCCTACATGACGGTGATGCTCTCAAAGGTCTCTCCTGCTACCAGACCGCAGTCGGCAAGGATGGAGTATCAACCACCGACTATTGGTACTACACCAACAA GACTGCTGTAGCTGCAAATTACGACATCGTGATGGAGGTACCAGCTATAGTAACAGTTATTG AACCACCATATTCCGAAATGCACCTTCAGGTGTTCTTCATGAGGAATGGTGTCTACGGCCTGTACGAGTGTGACACTTATTTTACAGAAG AGGGCAGTTACACCGCTGGCGTGATGATTAGAGTGCTCAATTACGACAAGAACAACAAGCTGCAGTCAGACGCTATACAGTCGGCCATAGCGATACTGAACAAACTTAACTTGAATGATGGTGTTGTAGTTCCTACAGACTGCCCTTAG